DNA from Rubripirellula lacrimiformis:
CCACCCTTTGGCTACGAGGCGTCCCCGGCTGACTCAGGTTCGCCTGCCGTCGTACGAGAATTTGATGGTTTTCCTAGTCGTCAATTGACCAGATGGAATTTCCGTCTGATCCGAACGCGACCAGGAATCGACCACCTGATGACATGATGTATCGAGAGACAGGCCCCACCTGCATATCGAGGGTCCCCATCTCTCGACCGCTCTTCCAATCCCAGAATCGAATCGTGCCATCATATCCAGAGCTGACCAGAGTGTCGCCATCGGCTGAAAAAACCAGATCCGATACGCTTAGACGATGTCCTTTCAGCGAGCTGATGCGACTTCCATCGATCGCGTCTAGAACTTCGATGGTACCGTCGGTCTGGCCTGCGATGATCGACTGGCCGCCGGGGGCATAAGCGGCGACGCTGTTGGATCCCAATTTCTGTCCACTGTCCCAGATCGGTTCCATTGTTTCGCCATCGATCACGGTCATTCGCTCGCGACCAGTGATCAAGTACTCGCCGCGATGGGCCGAACACTCGACCCTGACAGCGTCACCGACGACAGGAATCGTGTGGACGATGGACCAATCCGAAGTGTCGAAGACGCATAGCTGATAGGCATACAATGCCAGCAGTCGCGATTCGTCGGTTGAAAACGCCAGCTTGCGGCAACTTTCTTCCGTCGTGCCTGGAAAGTCGGTGATCTGGTCTCCGCTGTTCGCGTCGATCACGACAAAGCCGGTTGGATTCGATGCGACGATCACGTCACCGTCCTTTGTCGCCACTGCGCAGTTGAAGTAGTCCGCTTGAACCTGACTGACCAACGTCGACGCTCCTGTCGCGATGTCGATTCGTGCGATGTCGCCGGTTTCTAACCGAACCAGAACTTGATTCGAATCGATCTCTCGGATCGATTCAGTGACGTAGGCAGGTTGCATCAATCGGGGGCAGTTTTGGGTGGAAAGATCCCAAACTTGCACTTGGCCCGATTCACGTGTTGCCGCGACTCGATGGCTGTCGCAAAAGACAACGCTCGTCGCGCGGTCATCGCCATCCACAATGGTGCGTGATGGCGGGAAACCGGATTCGCCGTTGCGGGCATCGATCGGCGCATCCCAGACGTGGACGGCGCCGTTGTCGCAAGCTGCGGCAATGAAACGCCCGTCGTCTGAAATTGCGATATCGCGAACCCGGCCACGCACTTCGTTCTGGACCGCGATGCTCTTTCGGTTGGGCAGATCGACCAACGCGACCGTATCGTCGCCCGCCAACACCACGCGTTCCCCGTTGCCCGACACATCAAGCGAATAGACGTTGAAATCGACGTCTAAATCGAACCACTTTTCAAATCCTGGTACATCCCAAACCCGGGCGTGCCCGAACTTGCCGATATCATTGATCGTTCGGTGAACCGTCAATAGTTGCTTTCCATCGGGAGAGAACTGCAACGATTCGTTTCGCGAATCCGTGGCCCAGCGGTGGAGTTGGTTGCCATCGACATCATGAATCGCCACGTCTCCATAACGGCCGGCCGATGCAAGAAAACGCCCATCGGGAGAGATCGCTACCGATTCGATGCTTGAGTCATGCGTGGACGGAATCCGCGTTGTTTCGCCTGTTCGAAGACTGCCAAACGACAACGGGTTGTCTCCATCGGGATGGTTGACTCCCGTCAGATAGTTCGCCGAGTCGGACGAAACGGCAATGGCGTTCATCCGTTGTCCGACCTCGAACTGACGCAGTTGCTGTCCGGTGTCGATGTCCCACAATCGTGAAGTTCCGTCTTCCCCAACACTGAGCAGATGTTTGGATTGCAGCACCACGGTCGCTTCATAGACGGGACCTTGGTGGCCGACCAATTGGGTGACGGTCGGCGGTCGTGACAGCCGATCCAACAGCCACCATTCGAATCCACGAAGATCGACTTCGTCGCCTTGGGGAAGTTGCCGGTCAAGGAGTTGATGAACTTCATCGATGTCCTGCAGAGCATAGGCGCGGTACGCCGATGCCATGTCCGCAACGTAAAGGTTTCGCTGCAACAGTTCGCGGCTGTGATCTAGATCCGAATTCGTCCGTTCAAGGACCGCGTTGATACTGGCCAGTTTTTCGTTCATGGCTTCCAGACGTCGACCACCGATGTGTTGGAATGCGATGACGCCCAGAACGATGGATGATAGAACGATGGCCGTCAGCATCGTCCGGCGTGGGTTGCGGACGACCCAGCGGATGGCGTGTTCGGCAATCCCGGGACGCCGCGCCTTGATGGCTTTGCCGGCTGCGAAACGCCGCAAGTCGCTCGCCATGTCAGCCGCGGTTGCGTATCGATCGCTAGGCACATGCGCCATCGATTTCAAAATGATCGATTCAAGCTGTCTCGGAATCGACGCTCGGATGCGCGATGGATGTGTCAAGCGTCCATCGGAAATTTCACGCCAAACCTGTTGCCGGTCACCGGCATAGGGGCGGTTGCGAGCGGCAAATTCGTAAACCGTCGCGCCCAGCGAATAGATATCTGTTCGGTGGTCAACCATCCGTTGTCCGGACGTCTGCTCGGGGCTCATGTAGTGCGGGGTCCCCACCACTTTGCCCGTTTGGGTCAGCAAGGTTTGACCTTCGCTCAGCAAAGCCAACCCGAAGTCCGCTAACCAGATTTTTCCTGCGCGGTCCAACAACAGGTTCGACGGTTTAACGTCTCGGTGCACAATCCCTAGCAAATGCGCGGAATGAAGCGCCTCGGCCACATCTGCCATCATGCATGCAATCGTGACAAACTCTGCGTTATTTAGCTTGTCGGCAAGACGGCAATTTTCCATCTGGTTCGAATGAACGTTGACCGGTCGGGTCCAAGTGCTCGATCCTTGCAGTTCAGAATCGTCGGCCGGGAATACCTTTGTGGCCGAGGAAGATAGAACCTGATCATCGGCCTGTTCACGTAGGGATGCGATCAGGCCGGCCAGTGACGGACCGTCGATCAGGTCCATCGCCAAATAGGGACGATCTGCGACTTCGCCGACTTCGATCAACGAAACGACATGCTGGTGATCAAGGCGTTGGACAATCTCGGCCTCACGCCGGAACCGTCGGTATACATCCTGGTCGCCGGCGATCGCAGGATCGATGACCTTGAGCGCGACCTCTTGATCGCTATCATCGCGGCAGGCCTTGTAGACGATCGACATCCCGCCGCGGCCAAGTTGCCCCAGGATTCGATACGGGCCAATCTGCGAGGGGAAAACGGGCGGCGGATTCGTTTCGAGGATCGTCTGGCTAGAAACCGGTGGGTCTGAGTTTCCGCTGGCCTGATGGCGGACCGCATCGAGGAATTCGCTACGGTACTGTGGCCATGAGCGAACGAATTGCTCTGGATCGACGTCCTTTCCCGTATCCATTTGAAGCTGATATTCATCCATCAGCTCTTCGATGCTGCCAATCGTTTTCCGATTCATCAGTAGCTACGCACGATGTGATTGGTTCTCTTGTGGCCAAC
Protein-coding regions in this window:
- a CDS encoding serine/threonine-protein kinase, which codes for MNRKTIGSIEELMDEYQLQMDTGKDVDPEQFVRSWPQYRSEFLDAVRHQASGNSDPPVSSQTILETNPPPVFPSQIGPYRILGQLGRGGMSIVYKACRDDSDQEVALKVIDPAIAGDQDVYRRFRREAEIVQRLDHQHVVSLIEVGEVADRPYLAMDLIDGPSLAGLIASLREQADDQVLSSSATKVFPADDSELQGSSTWTRPVNVHSNQMENCRLADKLNNAEFVTIACMMADVAEALHSAHLLGIVHRDVKPSNLLLDRAGKIWLADFGLALLSEGQTLLTQTGKVVGTPHYMSPEQTSGQRMVDHRTDIYSLGATVYEFAARNRPYAGDRQQVWREISDGRLTHPSRIRASIPRQLESIILKSMAHVPSDRYATAADMASDLRRFAAGKAIKARRPGIAEHAIRWVVRNPRRTMLTAIVLSSIVLGVIAFQHIGGRRLEAMNEKLASINAVLERTNSDLDHSRELLQRNLYVADMASAYRAYALQDIDEVHQLLDRQLPQGDEVDLRGFEWWLLDRLSRPPTVTQLVGHQGPVYEATVVLQSKHLLSVGEDGTSRLWDIDTGQQLRQFEVGQRMNAIAVSSDSANYLTGVNHPDGDNPLSFGSLRTGETTRIPSTHDSSIESVAISPDGRFLASAGRYGDVAIHDVDGNQLHRWATDSRNESLQFSPDGKQLLTVHRTINDIGKFGHARVWDVPGFEKWFDLDVDFNVYSLDVSGNGERVVLAGDDTVALVDLPNRKSIAVQNEVRGRVRDIAISDDGRFIAAACDNGAVHVWDAPIDARNGESGFPPSRTIVDGDDRATSVVFCDSHRVAATRESGQVQVWDLSTQNCPRLMQPAYVTESIREIDSNQVLVRLETGDIARIDIATGASTLVSQVQADYFNCAVATKDGDVIVASNPTGFVVIDANSGDQITDFPGTTEESCRKLAFSTDESRLLALYAYQLCVFDTSDWSIVHTIPVVGDAVRVECSAHRGEYLITGRERMTVIDGETMEPIWDSGQKLGSNSVAAYAPGGQSIIAGQTDGTIEVLDAIDGSRISSLKGHRLSVSDLVFSADGDTLVSSGYDGTIRFWDWKSGREMGTLDMQVGPVSRYIMSSGGRFLVAFGSDGNSIWSIDD